Part of the Methylophaga nitratireducenticrescens genome is shown below.
CACCGGATATCCGCAGCTCTGCCACTGCTGGATCACATCTCAACCATCCTCGACGATAACGGGATAACTCGGAAATAACCTCGCCTAAAGGTTGGTTGTCGACCATCAATTGTTTTTGCGTCCAAGCGGTTGCAATTGATGATGTGCTTGCTGTGACAGGCTCAATTTCCATTTTGGAAAACTGGCTTTGCTGGCCTGCTGTGATGCGTTGAAGCTTATCCGTCGCAGCCGTATGAATTTCTACTGCATCCTGCTGTACGGCTACCTGAGAATATTCTGAACTTAACCGCACCGTGAACACCGTTCCCAAAGCATGAATTTGCCCATGTTCTGTTCTGACTGATAAGGGTCGGGCCAATACGTCACTGGCTGTTGTGATCTGGATTTCACCTTGCAGCAGTTCAATGAGTCGCTGGTTTTCATCAAACAACACATTCACCGCGCTGCGGGTATTCAATATCAGCTTGCAGCCATCTGCCAGCATGACTTCACGTAATTCTCCGGTCGTCGTCTGATAATCGGCGGTCCAGGATGATATGGGTGAATGTTGATAGACCAGCCAACTCCCGGTTGGAATAACAAGCAATGCGCTGATGGCTTTAATAAGGTTACGCCGCTGAGCCTGTTTTCGGCTCAATACAGAAAGACCTAGTTTTTCTGGCACTTGATCAAAGGATTGATTTAATTGTTGAGCGGCTTGCCAGGCACGTTGATGATCAGCACTTTGCGCACACCATTGCTGTAACTGATTTTGTTCACTTGCAGTTAAAGGTTGTTCCTGTATTTTGACCAGCCAGTCAGCTGCTTCGGCAATGATTTGTGCTGGCGGGAC
Proteins encoded:
- a CDS encoding FecR domain-containing protein, whose product is MEAKVPPAQIIAEAADWLVKIQEQPLTASEQNQLQQWCAQSADHQRAWQAAQQLNQSFDQVPEKLGLSVLSRKQAQRRNLIKAISALLVIPTGSWLVYQHSPISSWTADYQTTTGELREVMLADGCKLILNTRSAVNVLFDENQRLIELLQGEIQITTASDVLARPLSVRTEHGQIHALGTVFTVRLSSEYSQVAVQQDAVEIHTAATDKLQRITAGQQSQFSKMEIEPVTASTSSIATAWTQKQLMVDNQPLGEVISELSRYRRGWLRCDPAVAELRISGVFQLSDTDIALSNIAHSFPVSVVYRSPYWVTVTKNK